A single region of the Gasterosteus aculeatus chromosome 1, fGasAcu3.hap1.1, whole genome shotgun sequence genome encodes:
- the c1h19orf47 gene encoding uncharacterized protein C19orf47 homolog isoform X2: MASVTTATSEWIQFFKDAGIPAGLAVTYAVSFVDNRIHKNMLMDLSKDIMMDLGITVIGDIISILKHAKQVYRQDMCKMATEAISSGQTSVKAELRRTANTPATRMIANALSHDSPPTTPARRPDNRLSVTVSNMQANKSSKAVISQPAEEGNSLPAAKHRRVTAEMEGLKRTSVFARLGAESKADTTTSNNKPTGVFSRLGRGDEEEDQPQPDKMSTCIDVDDEEDDSDGEGSVLQYAGVLKGAPSFQKKEPATKPPPTTLRRLGGKFKLPPSDTPTSSPSSSSPNGLPSAKVSVLKRLGKLAATHPSAVSPAPADTQDNRVTSTRPKAQERLTLASSKVSSSTGAGGGADGGAGESLGAQMDIGAVSVFKRLGNKKN; the protein is encoded by the exons ATGGCGTCCGTGACAACAG CCACCTCCGAGTGGATTCagttttttaaagatgctggGATCCCAGCTGGCCTCGCAGTCACTTATGCAGTCTCCTTTGTGGACAACAG AATTCACAAGAACATGCTGATGGACCTCAGCAAAGACATCATGATGGACCTCGGCATTACAGTCATTGGAGACATCATTTCCATTCTTAAACATGCTAAGCAGGTCTACAGGCAG GACATGTGCAAAATGGCCACCGAAGCCATCTCCTCAGGGCAGACCAGTGTGAAAGCTGAGCTCCGAAGAACCGCCAATACTC CGGCCACTCGTATGATTGCCAACGCTTTGAGCCACGACTCCCCGCCGACAACTCCAGCCCGTCGTCCAGACAACCGCCTCTCGGTCACAGTGTCCAACATGCAAGCAAACAAGAGCAGCAAAGCAG TTATAAGTCAGCCAGCTGAAGAGGGGAACAGTTTGCCAGCAGCGAAGCACCGACGAGTGACAGCTGAGATGGAAG GATTAAAAcgcacctccgtgtttgcaagaCTTGGAGCTGAATCGAAGGCCGACACAACAACAAGCAATAACAAG CCCACCGGTGTGTTCAGTCGTCTTGGCAGAGGGgacgaagaggaagaccagCCGCAGCCAGACAAAATGTCCACATGCATCGACGTagacgacgaggaggacgacagCGACGGAGAAGGCTCCGTCCTCCAGTATGCCGGCGTCCTCAAGGGTGCCCCGTCCTTCCAGAAGAAAGAGCCCGCCACCAAACCGCCGCCAACCACCCTGCGGCGCCTGGGAGGCAAATTCAAACTACCTCCCTCTGACACTCCcacatcctccccctcctcctcttcccctaaCGGCCTCCCCAGTGCCAAGGTCAGTGTGCTTAAAAGACTGGGCAAGCTAGCCGCCACACACCCCAGCGCTGTGTCACCCGCACCTGCTGACACGCAGGACAACCGGGTGACCAGCACCAGGCCCAAAGCCCAAGAGAGACTCACCTTAGCAAGCTCCAaggtcagcagcagcaccggggctgggggaggggcagacggaggcgcaGGAGAGTCTCTGGGTGCCCAGATGGACATCGGAGCTGTCAGTGTTTTTAAGAGGCTGGGCAACAAGAAAAACTAA
- the c1h19orf47 gene encoding uncharacterized protein C19orf47 homolog isoform X4, giving the protein MLMDLSKDIMMDLGITVIGDIISILKHAKQVYRQDMCKMATEAISSGQTSVKAELRRTANTPATRMIANALSHDSPPTTPARRPDNRLSVTVSNMQANKSSKAVISQPAEEGNSLPAAKHRRVTAEMEGLKRTSVFARLGAESKADTTTSNNKPTGVFSRLGRGDEEEDQPQPDKMSTCIDVDDEEDDSDGEGSVLQYAGVLKGAPSFQKKEPATKPPPTTLRRLGGKFKLPPSDTPTSSPSSSSPNGLPSAKVSVLKRLGKLAATHPSAVSPAPADTQDNRVTSTRPKAQERLTLASSKVSSSTGAGGGADGGAGESLGAQMDIGAVSVFKRLGNKKN; this is encoded by the exons ATGCTGATGGACCTCAGCAAAGACATCATGATGGACCTCGGCATTACAGTCATTGGAGACATCATTTCCATTCTTAAACATGCTAAGCAGGTCTACAGGCAG GACATGTGCAAAATGGCCACCGAAGCCATCTCCTCAGGGCAGACCAGTGTGAAAGCTGAGCTCCGAAGAACCGCCAATACTC CGGCCACTCGTATGATTGCCAACGCTTTGAGCCACGACTCCCCGCCGACAACTCCAGCCCGTCGTCCAGACAACCGCCTCTCGGTCACAGTGTCCAACATGCAAGCAAACAAGAGCAGCAAAGCAG TTATAAGTCAGCCAGCTGAAGAGGGGAACAGTTTGCCAGCAGCGAAGCACCGACGAGTGACAGCTGAGATGGAAG GATTAAAAcgcacctccgtgtttgcaagaCTTGGAGCTGAATCGAAGGCCGACACAACAACAAGCAATAACAAG CCCACCGGTGTGTTCAGTCGTCTTGGCAGAGGGgacgaagaggaagaccagCCGCAGCCAGACAAAATGTCCACATGCATCGACGTagacgacgaggaggacgacagCGACGGAGAAGGCTCCGTCCTCCAGTATGCCGGCGTCCTCAAGGGTGCCCCGTCCTTCCAGAAGAAAGAGCCCGCCACCAAACCGCCGCCAACCACCCTGCGGCGCCTGGGAGGCAAATTCAAACTACCTCCCTCTGACACTCCcacatcctccccctcctcctcttcccctaaCGGCCTCCCCAGTGCCAAGGTCAGTGTGCTTAAAAGACTGGGCAAGCTAGCCGCCACACACCCCAGCGCTGTGTCACCCGCACCTGCTGACACGCAGGACAACCGGGTGACCAGCACCAGGCCCAAAGCCCAAGAGAGACTCACCTTAGCAAGCTCCAaggtcagcagcagcaccggggctgggggaggggcagacggaggcgcaGGAGAGTCTCTGGGTGCCCAGATGGACATCGGAGCTGTCAGTGTTTTTAAGAGGCTGGGCAACAAGAAAAACTAA
- the c1h19orf47 gene encoding uncharacterized protein C19orf47 homolog isoform X1, which produces MASVTTATSEWIQFFKDAGIPAGLAVTYAVSFVDNRIHKNMLMDLSKDIMMDLGITVIGDIISILKHAKQVYRQDMCKMATEAISSGQTSVKAELRRTANTPATRMIANALSHDSPPTTPARRPDNRLSVTVSNMQANKSSKAVISQPAEEGNSLPAAKHRRVTAEMEGKYIINMPKGSTPRTRRILAQQAKKGLKRTSVFARLGAESKADTTTSNNKPTGVFSRLGRGDEEEDQPQPDKMSTCIDVDDEEDDSDGEGSVLQYAGVLKGAPSFQKKEPATKPPPTTLRRLGGKFKLPPSDTPTSSPSSSSPNGLPSAKVSVLKRLGKLAATHPSAVSPAPADTQDNRVTSTRPKAQERLTLASSKVSSSTGAGGGADGGAGESLGAQMDIGAVSVFKRLGNKKN; this is translated from the exons ATGGCGTCCGTGACAACAG CCACCTCCGAGTGGATTCagttttttaaagatgctggGATCCCAGCTGGCCTCGCAGTCACTTATGCAGTCTCCTTTGTGGACAACAG AATTCACAAGAACATGCTGATGGACCTCAGCAAAGACATCATGATGGACCTCGGCATTACAGTCATTGGAGACATCATTTCCATTCTTAAACATGCTAAGCAGGTCTACAGGCAG GACATGTGCAAAATGGCCACCGAAGCCATCTCCTCAGGGCAGACCAGTGTGAAAGCTGAGCTCCGAAGAACCGCCAATACTC CGGCCACTCGTATGATTGCCAACGCTTTGAGCCACGACTCCCCGCCGACAACTCCAGCCCGTCGTCCAGACAACCGCCTCTCGGTCACAGTGTCCAACATGCAAGCAAACAAGAGCAGCAAAGCAG TTATAAGTCAGCCAGCTGAAGAGGGGAACAGTTTGCCAGCAGCGAAGCACCGACGAGTGACAGCTGAGATGGAAGGCAAGTACATCATCAACATGCCCAAAGGCTCCACGCCTCGTACACGCCGCATCCTGGCCCAGCAGGCCAAGAAAG GATTAAAAcgcacctccgtgtttgcaagaCTTGGAGCTGAATCGAAGGCCGACACAACAACAAGCAATAACAAG CCCACCGGTGTGTTCAGTCGTCTTGGCAGAGGGgacgaagaggaagaccagCCGCAGCCAGACAAAATGTCCACATGCATCGACGTagacgacgaggaggacgacagCGACGGAGAAGGCTCCGTCCTCCAGTATGCCGGCGTCCTCAAGGGTGCCCCGTCCTTCCAGAAGAAAGAGCCCGCCACCAAACCGCCGCCAACCACCCTGCGGCGCCTGGGAGGCAAATTCAAACTACCTCCCTCTGACACTCCcacatcctccccctcctcctcttcccctaaCGGCCTCCCCAGTGCCAAGGTCAGTGTGCTTAAAAGACTGGGCAAGCTAGCCGCCACACACCCCAGCGCTGTGTCACCCGCACCTGCTGACACGCAGGACAACCGGGTGACCAGCACCAGGCCCAAAGCCCAAGAGAGACTCACCTTAGCAAGCTCCAaggtcagcagcagcaccggggctgggggaggggcagacggaggcgcaGGAGAGTCTCTGGGTGCCCAGATGGACATCGGAGCTGTCAGTGTTTTTAAGAGGCTGGGCAACAAGAAAAACTAA
- the c1h19orf47 gene encoding uncharacterized protein C19orf47 homolog isoform X3 produces the protein MLMDLSKDIMMDLGITVIGDIISILKHAKQVYRQDMCKMATEAISSGQTSVKAELRRTANTPATRMIANALSHDSPPTTPARRPDNRLSVTVSNMQANKSSKAVISQPAEEGNSLPAAKHRRVTAEMEGKYIINMPKGSTPRTRRILAQQAKKGLKRTSVFARLGAESKADTTTSNNKPTGVFSRLGRGDEEEDQPQPDKMSTCIDVDDEEDDSDGEGSVLQYAGVLKGAPSFQKKEPATKPPPTTLRRLGGKFKLPPSDTPTSSPSSSSPNGLPSAKVSVLKRLGKLAATHPSAVSPAPADTQDNRVTSTRPKAQERLTLASSKVSSSTGAGGGADGGAGESLGAQMDIGAVSVFKRLGNKKN, from the exons ATGCTGATGGACCTCAGCAAAGACATCATGATGGACCTCGGCATTACAGTCATTGGAGACATCATTTCCATTCTTAAACATGCTAAGCAGGTCTACAGGCAG GACATGTGCAAAATGGCCACCGAAGCCATCTCCTCAGGGCAGACCAGTGTGAAAGCTGAGCTCCGAAGAACCGCCAATACTC CGGCCACTCGTATGATTGCCAACGCTTTGAGCCACGACTCCCCGCCGACAACTCCAGCCCGTCGTCCAGACAACCGCCTCTCGGTCACAGTGTCCAACATGCAAGCAAACAAGAGCAGCAAAGCAG TTATAAGTCAGCCAGCTGAAGAGGGGAACAGTTTGCCAGCAGCGAAGCACCGACGAGTGACAGCTGAGATGGAAGGCAAGTACATCATCAACATGCCCAAAGGCTCCACGCCTCGTACACGCCGCATCCTGGCCCAGCAGGCCAAGAAAG GATTAAAAcgcacctccgtgtttgcaagaCTTGGAGCTGAATCGAAGGCCGACACAACAACAAGCAATAACAAG CCCACCGGTGTGTTCAGTCGTCTTGGCAGAGGGgacgaagaggaagaccagCCGCAGCCAGACAAAATGTCCACATGCATCGACGTagacgacgaggaggacgacagCGACGGAGAAGGCTCCGTCCTCCAGTATGCCGGCGTCCTCAAGGGTGCCCCGTCCTTCCAGAAGAAAGAGCCCGCCACCAAACCGCCGCCAACCACCCTGCGGCGCCTGGGAGGCAAATTCAAACTACCTCCCTCTGACACTCCcacatcctccccctcctcctcttcccctaaCGGCCTCCCCAGTGCCAAGGTCAGTGTGCTTAAAAGACTGGGCAAGCTAGCCGCCACACACCCCAGCGCTGTGTCACCCGCACCTGCTGACACGCAGGACAACCGGGTGACCAGCACCAGGCCCAAAGCCCAAGAGAGACTCACCTTAGCAAGCTCCAaggtcagcagcagcaccggggctgggggaggggcagacggaggcgcaGGAGAGTCTCTGGGTGCCCAGATGGACATCGGAGCTGTCAGTGTTTTTAAGAGGCTGGGCAACAAGAAAAACTAA